In Corallococcus macrosporus, the following are encoded in one genomic region:
- a CDS encoding LysR family transcriptional regulator yields MAANPPLLDDMLLFAEVVAAASITSAAERLGLRKSTVSRRLAALEERLGIRLLERNTRRLRLTEAGREYHAHCARLVAEAREVNAAVSESRGTPQGTLRIATLSLLGELLTPVIAELLLHQPRLRVEVSLAQTHVDLIAEEYDLALRTGPLADSSLMARRLGRVRTGYYASPSYLSRHGTPRTPEALTAHECILLAESGTDEVWFFGEGRSARTVPVTGRLRVPSERAGQAAARAGLGIVRLAASLVADDVRSGLLVPVLAADTPPGLPIFAVYPSSRQLPLKVRAFLKLLSARGAALPWEEE; encoded by the coding sequence GTGGCCGCGAACCCGCCCCTGCTGGATGACATGCTCCTCTTCGCGGAGGTGGTGGCGGCGGCCAGCATCACCTCCGCGGCGGAGCGCCTGGGCCTGCGCAAGTCCACGGTGAGCCGCCGGCTGGCGGCCCTGGAGGAGCGGCTGGGCATCCGGCTGCTCGAGCGCAACACGCGCAGGCTCCGCCTCACCGAGGCAGGCCGCGAGTACCACGCGCACTGCGCACGGCTGGTCGCCGAAGCCCGCGAGGTGAACGCGGCCGTCAGCGAGTCGCGCGGCACGCCCCAGGGGACGCTGCGCATCGCCACGCTGTCCCTGCTGGGCGAACTGCTCACCCCCGTCATCGCGGAGCTGCTCCTGCACCAGCCCCGGCTGCGCGTGGAGGTGTCGCTCGCGCAGACGCACGTGGACCTCATCGCGGAGGAGTACGACCTGGCCCTGCGCACCGGGCCGCTCGCGGACTCGTCGCTGATGGCGCGCAGGCTGGGACGCGTGCGCACGGGCTACTACGCCAGCCCCAGCTACCTGAGCCGCCACGGCACGCCCCGGACACCCGAAGCGCTGACGGCCCACGAGTGCATCCTCCTGGCCGAGTCCGGCACCGACGAGGTGTGGTTCTTCGGCGAGGGCCGGAGCGCGCGCACGGTGCCGGTGACGGGCCGCCTGCGCGTGCCGAGCGAGCGCGCGGGCCAGGCGGCGGCGCGCGCGGGGCTGGGCATCGTGCGGCTGGCGGCATCGCTCGTGGCGGACGACGTGCGCTCGGGGCTGCTCGTCCCGGTGCTCGCGGCGGACACGCCCCCGGGCCTGCCCATCTTCGCCGTCTACCCGAGCAGCCGGCAGCTGCCCCTCAAGGTGCGCGCCTTCCTGAAGCTCTTGTCCGCGCGCGGCGCCGCGCTCCCGTGGGAGGAGGAATAG
- a CDS encoding TlpA family protein disulfide reductase, with translation MTLQAGTEGTKPPGARGDRAKTALSVVAVLGLAALAFLGVREAQRARLVPDGASPPSFQMTKHAGGSLALSDLKGQVVMLDFWATWCPPCREEMPSLVKLAKEYESQGLVFVAASRDDGPTAPQEVDYFLQRFQPELRPYVVYADDDVARAFQVNALPTLYFLDRDGKVMDAQRGMLSEDGLRRRIERALKR, from the coding sequence ATGACACTGCAGGCTGGAACCGAGGGGACGAAGCCGCCGGGCGCGCGCGGGGACCGCGCGAAGACGGCGCTGTCCGTGGTGGCGGTGCTGGGGCTGGCCGCGCTGGCCTTCCTGGGCGTGCGCGAGGCGCAGCGGGCGCGGCTGGTGCCGGACGGGGCGTCGCCGCCGTCCTTCCAGATGACGAAGCACGCGGGCGGCTCGCTGGCGCTGTCGGACCTGAAGGGTCAGGTGGTGATGCTCGACTTCTGGGCCACCTGGTGTCCGCCGTGCCGCGAGGAGATGCCCTCCCTGGTGAAGCTGGCCAAGGAGTACGAGTCCCAGGGGCTCGTCTTCGTGGCGGCCAGCCGGGACGACGGCCCCACGGCGCCGCAGGAGGTGGACTACTTCCTCCAGCGGTTCCAGCCGGAGCTGCGGCCCTACGTCGTGTACGCGGACGACGACGTGGCGCGGGCCTTCCAGGTGAACGCGCTGCCCACGCTCTACTTCCTGGACCGGGACGGCAAGGTGATGGACGCCCAGCGCGGCATGCTGTCCGAGGACGGCCTCCGCCGCCGCATCGAGCGCGCCCTCAAGCGGTAG
- a CDS encoding S1C family serine protease, which produces MGWTQVGGVIRVAVLACALGAAGSAAARTPGGKLWLESRNRAVSRQHSNISDVARKAMPAVVSITTRQDSAEVAPGEEPQRGIGSGFIIHPDGYILTSAHVVDGASEVSISIRSANGYVEEFPATVVGEDERTDCALLKVDAPRKLPVLKLASASHVGIADWVVVIGNPFGLAHSVTVGVVSYLGRTDVTPNGRDGDFDYVQIDASINPGNSGGPVLDLHGDVVAVANAVNVSGQGIGFAIPIDIAKTVIPQLKTHGRMRRGWMGISVQDFSPEVAQAFNLNPRGRGVVVTDVVDDGPAARAGLRTGDVILNMDRLSVERAHTLRWQVAARGVGQHIRLNLRRLGRPMTVKVKLEDLPLVEAPPATLASGSAPGERSAGARSVLEELLSPVPRTQSGRSGGIPKADEGLAAP; this is translated from the coding sequence ATGGGTTGGACGCAGGTCGGGGGCGTCATCAGGGTGGCGGTGCTGGCGTGCGCGCTGGGAGCAGCAGGCAGCGCCGCGGCACGGACGCCCGGTGGCAAGTTGTGGCTGGAGTCGCGCAACCGCGCGGTGTCCCGGCAGCACTCGAACATCAGTGACGTGGCCCGGAAGGCCATGCCGGCCGTGGTGTCCATCACCACGCGCCAGGACAGCGCGGAGGTGGCCCCCGGCGAGGAGCCCCAGCGCGGCATCGGCTCCGGGTTCATCATCCATCCGGACGGCTACATCCTCACCAGCGCGCACGTGGTGGACGGGGCGTCCGAAGTCTCCATCTCCATCCGCAGCGCGAACGGCTACGTGGAGGAGTTCCCCGCCACGGTGGTGGGCGAGGACGAGCGCACGGACTGCGCGCTCCTCAAGGTGGACGCGCCCCGGAAGCTGCCGGTGCTGAAGCTGGCGTCCGCGTCCCACGTGGGCATCGCGGACTGGGTGGTCGTCATCGGCAACCCGTTCGGGCTGGCGCACTCCGTGACGGTGGGCGTGGTGAGCTACCTGGGCCGCACGGACGTGACGCCCAACGGCCGCGACGGCGACTTCGACTACGTTCAAATCGACGCTTCCATCAACCCGGGCAACTCCGGCGGGCCGGTGCTGGACCTGCACGGCGACGTGGTGGCGGTGGCCAACGCCGTCAACGTGTCCGGCCAGGGCATCGGGTTCGCCATCCCCATCGACATCGCGAAGACGGTGATTCCGCAGCTCAAGACGCACGGCCGCATGCGCCGGGGGTGGATGGGCATCAGCGTGCAGGACTTCTCCCCGGAGGTGGCGCAGGCGTTCAACCTGAACCCGCGCGGCCGGGGCGTGGTGGTGACGGACGTGGTGGACGACGGCCCCGCGGCCCGCGCCGGCCTGCGCACGGGCGACGTCATCCTGAACATGGACCGGCTGTCCGTGGAGCGGGCGCACACCCTGCGCTGGCAGGTGGCCGCCCGCGGCGTGGGTCAGCACATCCGGCTCAACCTGCGCCGGCTGGGCCGCCCCATGACGGTGAAGGTGAAGCTGGAGGACCTGCCCCTGGTGGAAGCCCCTCCGGCCACCCTGGCGTCGGGCAGCGCGCCGGGCGAGCGCTCCGCCGGGGCCCGCTCCGTCCTGGAGGAGCTGCTCTCCCCGGTTCCCCGCACCCAGTCCGGCCGCTCAGGAGGCATT
- a CDS encoding GNAT family N-acetyltransferase, translating to MTLYDAATVDACTWPQTPEARLARDYFVPLMKRGSTTFLSDRTTLQLVAMDDLRIPLAINEAEYGNSPLHSTWVRYIGLPVAAVTAETYGAARAVVMRGAMRTLGAMLKAARIDKCVYVDHWGLLRNLHARLDEAQVERLTAFLVEQFPGHAILFPAINPASASPLLNTLAAKDYGFVYASHTRMTLPTQEVSRQVRENRRRDGRLLEAAGYRIVDGREMPDCAPRLRELYRSLNADKYHSSLDYTEELFAWTLREGLFQYRLAVKDGRVDGFYATHTSQDVVWSPMFGYDLALPQELGLYRGLVHRLMQDALEVGLTIELGPGADPFKSLRGSQPVPRWTAFHVKHLSGFRQYAWRTLQRYVNGGVRPAANAMLKKIDGDAAVGFGPLTLPFTPPTGQTPMDSARALREQVDALEAALESAARLEGEARLRELSPLSQKLHNWAQPMPRVVALRERLTRLEQEARRKPAQAATPVSVSPADQARQLLQDATRWGYTSLVAAHLGEVPAPHLKALVEALRRDLVGIVGVVLTATRGDKVVLATIASDALRSVGMDAGQLMAQAAPCVEGKGGGSPEVAWGGGSRADGVEAALSATRHFVESRLATWTPSGGVG from the coding sequence ATGACCCTCTACGACGCGGCCACCGTCGACGCTTGCACCTGGCCGCAGACGCCGGAAGCGCGGCTGGCGCGCGACTACTTCGTCCCGCTGATGAAGCGTGGCAGCACCACCTTCCTCAGCGACCGCACCACCCTGCAACTGGTGGCGATGGACGACCTGCGCATCCCGCTGGCCATCAACGAGGCGGAGTACGGCAACTCGCCGCTGCACTCGACGTGGGTGCGCTACATCGGCCTGCCGGTGGCGGCGGTGACGGCGGAGACGTACGGCGCGGCGCGCGCGGTGGTGATGCGCGGGGCCATGCGCACGCTGGGCGCGATGCTGAAGGCGGCGCGCATCGACAAGTGCGTCTACGTGGACCACTGGGGGCTGCTGCGCAACCTCCACGCGCGGCTCGATGAGGCGCAGGTGGAGCGCCTCACCGCCTTCCTGGTGGAGCAGTTCCCGGGGCACGCCATCCTGTTCCCCGCCATCAACCCCGCGAGCGCGTCGCCCCTGCTCAACACGCTGGCCGCGAAGGACTACGGCTTCGTGTACGCGTCGCACACGCGCATGACGCTGCCCACGCAGGAGGTCAGCCGGCAGGTGCGGGAGAACCGGCGCCGCGATGGGCGGCTCCTGGAGGCCGCGGGCTATCGCATCGTGGACGGGCGGGAGATGCCCGACTGCGCGCCCCGGCTGCGGGAGCTGTACCGGTCGCTCAACGCGGACAAGTACCACTCCTCGCTGGACTACACGGAGGAGCTCTTCGCGTGGACGCTGCGCGAAGGCCTCTTCCAGTACCGGCTCGCGGTGAAGGACGGGCGCGTGGATGGCTTCTACGCCACGCACACCAGCCAGGACGTCGTCTGGTCCCCCATGTTCGGCTACGACCTGGCGCTGCCGCAGGAACTGGGCCTGTACCGGGGGCTCGTGCACCGGCTCATGCAGGACGCGCTGGAGGTGGGGCTCACCATCGAGCTGGGCCCGGGCGCGGATCCGTTCAAGAGCCTGCGCGGCTCCCAGCCGGTGCCCCGGTGGACGGCCTTCCACGTGAAGCACCTGTCGGGCTTCCGCCAGTACGCGTGGCGCACGCTGCAGCGCTACGTCAACGGCGGGGTGCGGCCGGCCGCGAACGCGATGCTGAAGAAGATCGACGGGGATGCCGCCGTCGGCTTCGGTCCCCTCACGCTGCCCTTCACGCCGCCCACGGGCCAGACGCCCATGGACTCGGCCCGGGCGCTGCGCGAGCAGGTGGACGCGCTGGAGGCGGCGCTGGAGTCCGCGGCGCGGCTGGAGGGCGAGGCCCGGCTGCGCGAGCTGTCGCCGCTGTCGCAGAAGCTGCACAACTGGGCGCAGCCCATGCCCCGCGTGGTGGCCCTGCGCGAGCGGCTGACGCGGCTGGAGCAGGAGGCGCGCCGCAAGCCCGCGCAGGCCGCGACCCCCGTGAGCGTGTCTCCCGCGGATCAGGCCCGCCAGCTGCTCCAGGACGCGACGCGCTGGGGTTACACGTCGCTCGTCGCCGCGCACCTGGGCGAGGTCCCGGCCCCGCACCTCAAGGCGCTGGTGGAGGCGCTGCGGCGCGACCTGGTGGGGATCGTGGGCGTGGTGCTCACCGCCACGCGCGGCGACAAGGTGGTGCTGGCGACGATCGCGAGCGACGCGCTTCGCAGCGTGGGCATGGACGCGGGCCAGCTCATGGCCCAGGCGGCGCCCTGCGTGGAGGGCAAGGGCGGCGGCTCGCCGGAGGTGGCCTGGGGCGGCGGCTCGCGCGCGGACGGCGTCGAAGCGGCGCTCAGCGCGACCCGGCACTTCGTCGAGTCGCGGCTGGCCACCTGGACACCGTCCGGCGGCGTCGGCTGA
- a CDS encoding FBP domain-containing protein yields MLRAFRSRDRKHVELPHGTQLPLFVRDYFAWVDPYGVRVFLVFVAPGGKQPTGIAFRRDQQGDPALAPNMCDWCRTSTDAEIGLLTTDVDSKRRVGVNLCLDLRCGERLEAQADRSGRSVQDDIAQLIERMARFATEALGYEPGADV; encoded by the coding sequence TTGCTGCGCGCATTCCGCTCCAGGGATCGCAAACACGTCGAGCTGCCCCACGGCACCCAGCTCCCGCTCTTCGTCCGGGACTACTTTGCGTGGGTGGATCCGTATGGGGTGCGGGTCTTCCTGGTGTTCGTCGCTCCCGGCGGCAAGCAGCCCACGGGCATCGCCTTCCGGAGGGATCAGCAGGGGGACCCGGCCCTGGCGCCCAACATGTGTGATTGGTGCCGGACGTCCACGGACGCGGAGATTGGCCTGCTCACCACGGATGTGGACTCGAAGCGCCGGGTGGGCGTGAACCTCTGCCTGGATTTGCGCTGTGGTGAACGGCTGGAAGCCCAGGCGGACCGGTCCGGCCGCAGCGTCCAGGACGACATCGCGCAGCTGATTGAACGCATGGCGCGCTTCGCGACCGAGGCTCTGGGGTACGAGCCCGGGGCGGACGTGTGA
- a CDS encoding CFI-box-CTERM domain-containing protein, with amino-acid sequence MQPEELIRAAQTRAAGLDVGRGDAALERVRAQASALFVKLPEPPVYRRAEDPSRKAAQALLPEMERVLAEAFAVAREPAVSPLVDRLVAALRAHAEALVHTADGRLEAAELAWRRAQELERAAHPTRQMVGQPSRPPPVFDKESGQSRYDPRNAPQATVKLICPNTGCKRLGDYAFVPTHAYHRFVCPACRVPFLAYFGELKALEVEHRRSSKRYLFTVDEVGSAVTTRIDFEEASGQDFPAARRDLLAFLYTEQRELKAVVNITNGKLMWVSPASSCFVVTAAFGEGAPELVAFRAFRDDVLRKSRLGQGFIDGYYHFGPPLAAWVVRRPRVKAGVRWALTRVHGRLTRRERG; translated from the coding sequence TTGCAGCCCGAAGAACTCATCAGGGCCGCCCAGACGCGGGCGGCGGGATTGGACGTGGGGCGGGGGGACGCGGCGCTGGAGCGCGTGCGGGCCCAGGCCTCGGCCTTGTTCGTGAAACTGCCGGAGCCCCCGGTGTACCGGCGGGCGGAGGACCCGTCGCGCAAGGCGGCCCAGGCCCTGCTGCCAGAGATGGAGCGGGTGCTGGCGGAGGCCTTCGCGGTGGCCCGGGAGCCGGCAGTGTCTCCGCTGGTGGACCGGCTGGTGGCGGCCCTGCGCGCGCACGCGGAGGCGCTGGTGCACACCGCGGACGGCCGGCTGGAGGCGGCGGAGCTGGCGTGGCGCCGGGCCCAGGAGCTGGAGCGGGCCGCGCACCCCACCCGGCAGATGGTGGGGCAGCCGTCGCGGCCGCCGCCGGTGTTCGACAAGGAGAGCGGCCAGTCCCGCTACGACCCGCGCAACGCGCCCCAGGCGACGGTGAAGCTCATCTGCCCCAACACGGGCTGCAAGCGCCTGGGGGACTACGCCTTCGTCCCGACGCACGCCTACCACCGCTTCGTGTGCCCGGCGTGCCGGGTGCCCTTCCTGGCCTACTTCGGGGAGCTGAAGGCGCTGGAGGTGGAGCACCGGCGCAGCTCCAAGCGCTACCTCTTCACGGTGGACGAGGTGGGCAGCGCCGTCACCACGCGCATCGACTTCGAGGAGGCGTCCGGGCAGGACTTCCCCGCGGCGCGGCGCGACCTGCTGGCCTTCCTCTACACGGAGCAGCGCGAGCTGAAGGCCGTGGTGAACATCACCAATGGGAAGCTGATGTGGGTGAGCCCCGCGTCGTCGTGCTTCGTGGTGACGGCGGCCTTTGGCGAGGGCGCGCCGGAGCTGGTGGCCTTCCGGGCGTTCCGGGACGACGTGCTCAGGAAGAGCCGGCTCGGCCAGGGGTTCATCGACGGGTACTATCATTTTGGCCCTCCGCTGGCGGCGTGGGTGGTGCGCCGGCCGCGGGTGAAGGCCGGGGTGCGCTGGGCCCTGACGCGGGTGCACGGCCGCCTGACACGGAGGGAGCGCGGATGA
- the trxA gene encoding thioredoxin — MAGNVIELGDAEFQREVLESQEPVLVDFTATWCPPCRVIAPVIDSLAAEYQGRMKMVKLNVDDHPKTPEQYGIRAMPTLLFFKGGKVVKQVVGAVPKAKLEEAVRQVL; from the coding sequence ATGGCTGGCAACGTCATCGAGCTGGGCGACGCGGAGTTCCAACGCGAGGTGCTGGAGTCACAGGAGCCGGTGCTGGTGGACTTCACCGCCACCTGGTGCCCGCCGTGCCGGGTCATCGCGCCGGTCATCGACTCGCTGGCCGCCGAGTACCAGGGCCGGATGAAGATGGTGAAGCTCAACGTGGACGACCACCCGAAGACGCCCGAGCAGTACGGCATCCGGGCCATGCCCACCCTGCTGTTCTTCAAGGGCGGGAAGGTGGTGAAGCAGGTCGTGGGCGCCGTGCCGAAGGCGAAGCTGGAGGAGGCCGTGCGCCAGGTCCTCTGA
- a CDS encoding Ig-like domain-containing protein, whose translation MHLPIRRLLPALVLGLGGLACGDDASPTPNTPPTVSDAITAPASLVAGATGTFTVTASDPDGDPLTYTWTQGEPGTAGTWVGDSTGPSAQWYSPAVAAQTAFTLSVSVSDGVNAPVVRTVTLPVSVPRYGADVQALWGSVECTKCHGKAGSLSLAAESSYASLINVTARACGTLQRVVPGDPDNSALVRKMEGTGCGARMPAGKPEYFDQHPGLNVLVRSWILAGAAND comes from the coding sequence ATGCACCTTCCCATACGCCGCCTGCTGCCCGCGCTGGTCCTCGGGCTGGGAGGCCTCGCCTGTGGCGATGACGCCTCGCCCACCCCCAACACGCCGCCCACCGTGAGCGATGCCATCACCGCGCCCGCGTCGCTGGTGGCCGGAGCGACCGGCACCTTCACCGTCACCGCGAGCGACCCGGACGGCGACCCACTCACCTACACCTGGACGCAGGGCGAGCCGGGCACCGCGGGCACCTGGGTGGGCGACAGCACCGGCCCGAGCGCGCAGTGGTACTCGCCCGCCGTGGCCGCGCAGACCGCGTTCACCCTCTCCGTGAGCGTCTCGGATGGCGTGAACGCGCCGGTGGTGCGGACCGTCACCCTGCCCGTGTCGGTGCCGCGCTACGGCGCGGACGTCCAGGCCCTGTGGGGCTCCGTGGAGTGCACGAAGTGCCACGGCAAGGCCGGCAGCCTGAGCCTCGCGGCGGAGAGCAGTTACGCCAGCCTGATCAACGTCACCGCCAGGGCCTGCGGCACGCTCCAGCGCGTCGTGCCCGGCGACCCGGACAACTCGGCGCTCGTGCGGAAGATGGAGGGCACCGGGTGCGGAGCCCGCATGCCCGCCGGCAAGCCGGAGTACTTTGATCAGCACCCGGGCCTGAACGTCCTGGTGCGCTCGTGGATCCTCGCGGGCGCGGCCAACGACTGA